The following are encoded together in the Pseudodesulfovibrio indicus genome:
- a CDS encoding GNAT family N-acetyltransferase, which produces MDTTTREEEPREEMWEVRISAGISPDDVETILNMAGSSGLFSADAMMSAEDMAWDCAYGNGEEMQTFLLARIDQEGADRIIGFVCYGPIRHWPGDHELYGITVDPEFRRLGIGSALVAEMIRRVAEEKGKRIFLETGAGRAFENARLFYEANDFSQQQRFCKQFIPMEGGLVYRFNIDAEEADNQYQ; this is translated from the coding sequence ATGGACACCACCACCAGAGAAGAAGAACCCCGCGAGGAGATGTGGGAAGTCCGCATCTCCGCCGGCATCTCCCCGGACGACGTGGAGACCATCCTGAACATGGCCGGCTCCAGCGGCCTGTTCTCCGCCGACGCCATGATGTCCGCCGAGGACATGGCCTGGGACTGCGCCTACGGCAACGGCGAGGAGATGCAGACGTTCCTGCTGGCCCGCATAGACCAGGAGGGCGCGGACCGGATCATCGGCTTTGTCTGCTACGGCCCGATCCGGCACTGGCCGGGAGACCACGAGCTCTACGGCATCACCGTGGACCCGGAATTCCGCAGGCTGGGTATCGGCTCGGCCCTGGTGGCGGAGATGATCCGACGGGTCGCCGAGGAAAAGGGAAAGCGAATTTTTCTCGAAACCGGGGCCGGGCGGGCCTTTGAAAACGCCCGTCTCTTTTACGAGGCCAACGACTTCTCGCAGCAGCAGCGCTTCTGCAAGCAGTTCATCCCCATGGAGGGCGGATTGGTCTACCGGTTCAACATCGACGCCGAAGAGGCGGACAATCAGTATCAATAG
- a CDS encoding SET domain-containing protein — protein MMHPKTEARYVNPAMGYGAFATADIPRGTVVYVRDALDLAFAGRAANRIVPSNAWGKPMAADENGVRFLGRDNARYVNHRCDCNTMATAYGFAVAVRDIWKGQEISEEYGLYDLGREIPLACGCTRCRGRLRPDDLDRYGDLWDEAIREALSKGADVPQPLLPHMDPVTRQRLRAFLSGTQPYVSVRSLRRDRPMDASSVLPGNPKPVAGLHG, from the coding sequence ATGATGCACCCCAAGACCGAAGCGCGCTACGTCAACCCCGCCATGGGATACGGGGCCTTTGCCACGGCGGATATTCCCAGGGGGACCGTGGTCTACGTCCGGGACGCGCTGGACCTGGCCTTTGCCGGGCGCGCCGCCAACCGGATCGTCCCGTCAAACGCCTGGGGCAAACCCATGGCCGCCGACGAGAACGGGGTGCGCTTCCTCGGCCGCGACAATGCGCGCTACGTCAACCACCGTTGCGATTGCAACACCATGGCCACGGCGTACGGATTCGCCGTGGCCGTCCGCGATATCTGGAAGGGGCAGGAGATCAGCGAGGAATACGGCCTGTACGACCTGGGGCGCGAAATCCCCCTGGCCTGCGGCTGCACGCGCTGCCGGGGCCGGCTTCGGCCGGACGACCTGGACCGCTACGGCGACCTCTGGGACGAGGCCATCCGCGAAGCGCTGTCCAAGGGCGCCGACGTGCCCCAGCCGCTGCTCCCCCACATGGACCCCGTCACCAGGCAACGGCTGCGGGCCTTTCTGAGCGGTACGCAGCCCTACGTCTCGGTGCGCTCCCTGCGCCGCGACCGGCCCATGGACGCGTCTTCGGTCCTCCCCGGCAACCCCAAGCCCGTCGCCGGACTGCACGGCTGA
- a CDS encoding acyltransferase family protein, with protein sequence MGIIRLLLAFAVFNSHFPTLEGAPIVNGHEAVLTFFAISGFYMALILDRSYRTARDFYLSRFLTLYPIYVLALAVSLGLLTSLDVHSMTNRATLKGILSDPAAFLVMAWTSATTFGQELLFSLARAPEGGLQFVTSSRTALWSDAPLIQGWSLSLELTFYALAPFMVRMRTRTVAALGLASLALKIGIMLSPVAEVAFYKRFFPLEFWLFCGGVLAYRVHRRLSPDPHLLDYFLFILLVGLIFTADAVDKAWQPFFLPGATLCVLPLVFRAFKRLDFDRLTGKVSYPFYLLHYSVIALFEAYEDAPEGWHILIAGLAAALAVHFLFNSGIETLKTKLRRRHAPLAPVGEAVLQPVPHPRRLTRRMLSQRS encoded by the coding sequence ATGGGCATCATTCGTCTGCTTCTCGCGTTCGCGGTCTTCAACTCGCATTTCCCCACCCTGGAGGGCGCACCCATCGTCAACGGCCATGAGGCCGTGCTGACGTTCTTCGCCATCTCCGGCTTCTACATGGCCCTGATCCTGGACCGCTCCTACCGCACGGCCCGCGACTTCTACCTGAGCCGGTTCCTGACCCTGTATCCCATATACGTCCTGGCCCTGGCCGTCAGCCTCGGCCTGCTGACCAGCCTGGACGTGCACTCAATGACCAACCGGGCGACGCTCAAGGGTATCCTGTCCGACCCGGCCGCGTTCCTGGTCATGGCCTGGACCTCGGCCACCACCTTCGGCCAGGAGCTGCTCTTCAGCCTTGCCCGCGCCCCGGAGGGCGGGTTGCAGTTCGTGACCTCCAGCCGCACGGCCCTGTGGTCCGACGCTCCGCTCATCCAGGGCTGGTCCCTGTCCCTGGAGCTGACCTTCTACGCCCTGGCGCCGTTCATGGTCCGGATGCGCACCCGCACGGTGGCCGCCCTGGGGCTGGCCAGCCTGGCCCTGAAGATCGGGATCATGCTCTCCCCGGTGGCCGAGGTGGCCTTCTACAAGCGGTTCTTCCCCTTGGAATTCTGGCTGTTCTGCGGCGGCGTCCTGGCCTACCGGGTCCACCGCAGGCTGTCGCCGGACCCGCATCTCCTGGACTATTTCCTGTTCATCCTGCTCGTCGGGCTGATCTTCACCGCCGATGCGGTGGACAAGGCGTGGCAGCCCTTTTTTCTGCCCGGAGCCACCCTGTGCGTACTTCCGCTTGTCTTTCGGGCCTTCAAACGGTTAGACTTCGACCGGCTCACGGGCAAGGTCAGCTACCCGTTCTACCTACTGCATTACTCCGTAATCGCCCTGTTCGAAGCCTATGAGGATGCGCCTGAGGGATGGCACATCCTGATCGCGGGGCTGGCGGCTGCCCTGGCGGTCCACTTCCTGTTCAACTCGGGCATCGAGACCCTGAAAACAAAACTGCGCCGGCGCCACGCGCCGCTCGCCCCGGTCGGGGAGGCTGTCCTTCAGCCCGTTCCCCATCCCCGGCGGCTCACCAGGCGCATGCTCTCCCAGAGGAGTTAA
- the potA gene encoding spermidine/putrescine ABC transporter ATP-binding protein PotA, with protein sequence MAQPVVTIDNVTKTFDGEYAVENFSLAIEDGEFITLLGPSGCGKTTILRILGGFEDCDLGTVMIDGRTVTGVPPESRAVNTVFQSYALFPHMNVFDNVAFGLRIAGKSEAETERTVHEALKLVRLENMGSRRPKELSGGQQQRVAIARAIVNKPRVLLLDEPLSALDYRLRKQMQKELKELQQTLGITFVLVTHDQEEAFTMSDRVVVMNDGRIEQVGSPREIYEEPANLYVARFVGEINVLDGTITGHRGQSYMADVEGASVLVKARREFTPGDRVHVLLRPEDFRVEVMKDLEESPDLADKFAKALLTGSVDRTYYRGATYDVDITLDDGKHILVTEFFDEDSETLYFHAGDRVAVGWFEGWEVVLPYEG encoded by the coding sequence ATGGCACAACCTGTCGTCACCATAGACAACGTCACCAAGACCTTCGACGGAGAGTATGCCGTCGAAAATTTCTCCCTGGCCATCGAGGACGGGGAGTTCATCACCCTGCTCGGCCCGTCCGGCTGCGGCAAGACCACGATCCTGCGCATCCTCGGCGGGTTCGAGGACTGCGACCTGGGCACGGTCATGATCGACGGGCGCACGGTGACCGGGGTTCCCCCGGAATCCAGGGCCGTGAACACCGTGTTCCAGAGTTACGCCCTGTTCCCGCACATGAACGTCTTCGACAACGTGGCCTTCGGCCTGCGCATCGCGGGCAAGTCCGAGGCCGAGACCGAGCGCACCGTGCACGAAGCCCTCAAGCTGGTGCGCCTGGAGAACATGGGCTCCCGCAGGCCCAAGGAGCTCTCCGGCGGACAGCAGCAGCGAGTGGCCATCGCCCGCGCCATCGTCAACAAGCCCCGTGTGCTGCTCCTGGACGAGCCGCTGTCCGCCCTGGACTACCGGCTGCGCAAGCAGATGCAGAAGGAGCTGAAGGAACTCCAGCAGACCCTGGGGATCACCTTTGTCCTGGTCACCCACGACCAGGAGGAGGCGTTCACCATGTCCGACCGCGTGGTGGTCATGAACGACGGCCGCATCGAGCAGGTCGGCTCCCCGCGCGAAATCTACGAGGAACCGGCCAACCTGTACGTGGCCCGCTTCGTGGGCGAGATCAACGTCCTGGACGGGACCATCACCGGCCACCGGGGCCAGAGCTACATGGCCGACGTGGAGGGCGCGTCCGTGCTGGTCAAGGCGCGGCGGGAGTTCACCCCCGGAGACCGCGTCCACGTCCTGCTCCGGCCCGAGGACTTCCGCGTGGAGGTCATGAAGGATCTGGAGGAGTCCCCGGACCTGGCCGACAAGTTCGCCAAGGCGCTGCTCACGGGCAGCGTGGACCGCACCTATTACCGGGGGGCCACCTACGACGTGGACATCACCCTGGACGACGGCAAGCACATCCTGGTCACCGAATTTTTCGACGAGGACAGCGAGACCCTCTACTTCCATGCCGGCGACCGCGTGGCCGTGGGCTGGTTCGAAGGCTGGGAGGTGGTCCTGCCCTATGAGGGATAA
- the potB gene encoding spermidine/putrescine ABC transporter permease PotB: protein MRDNNLFKRLVIGGVLGWMVLFGAVPSLMLLGVSFLKRHPDNLIEPVFSLGSYLELLEPALGSMLIQSMLMAATATLLCLVIGYPFAYIVARAGKRYTKTLLLLVMIPFWTNTLIRTYALVAVLKADGVINRLLLFLGVVDAPIKLMYTQTAVFIGLIYTLLPFMILPLYAAVEKLDLRLLEASRDLGASRWNTFRKITIPLTMPGIVSGCMLVFLPALGMFYIPDILGGAKTMLLGNYIRDQFLVSRNIPLGAAASIAMTVIMGVMLFLYYRSVRRAGRKVRI, encoded by the coding sequence ATGAGGGATAACAACCTGTTCAAGCGGCTGGTCATCGGCGGCGTGCTCGGATGGATGGTCCTGTTCGGGGCCGTCCCCTCGCTCATGCTCCTGGGGGTCAGCTTTCTCAAGCGCCACCCCGACAACCTCATCGAACCGGTGTTCTCCCTCGGCAGCTACCTGGAGCTGCTGGAGCCCGCCCTGGGGTCCATGCTCATCCAGTCCATGCTCATGGCGGCCACGGCCACCCTGCTCTGCCTGGTCATCGGCTATCCCTTCGCCTACATCGTGGCCCGCGCGGGCAAGCGGTACACCAAGACCCTGCTCCTGCTGGTCATGATCCCGTTCTGGACCAACACGCTCATCAGGACCTACGCCCTGGTTGCCGTGCTCAAGGCGGACGGCGTCATCAACCGCCTGCTCCTGTTCCTGGGGGTCGTGGACGCGCCCATCAAGCTCATGTACACCCAGACCGCGGTGTTCATCGGCCTGATCTACACCCTGCTGCCGTTCATGATCCTGCCCCTCTACGCCGCGGTGGAGAAGCTCGACCTGCGGCTGCTGGAGGCGTCCCGCGACCTGGGCGCGAGCCGCTGGAACACCTTCCGCAAGATCACCATCCCGCTGACCATGCCGGGCATCGTGTCCGGCTGCATGCTGGTCTTCCTGCCCGCGCTGGGCATGTTCTACATCCCGGACATCCTGGGCGGGGCCAAGACCATGCTCCTCGGCAACTATATCCGCGACCAGTTCCTGGTCTCCCGCAACATCCCGCTGGGCGCGGCCGCGTCCATCGCCATGACCGTGATCATGGGCGTCATGCTCTTCCTCTATTACCGAAGCGTGCGACGGGCCGGAAGGAAGGTGCGGATATGA
- the potC gene encoding spermidine/putrescine ABC transporter permease PotC has translation MNRIVKAAYAALVFAFLYLPLVVIAVYSFNASKYSLAWKGFTLQWYGKLIGNATLLDAALRSMTIAVVSATVALALGTLAAFMLHQYRFKGRKAVFGGLFVMMMSPDIVIGISLLVLFLGAGLALGFWTLLMGHVTLCMPFAAATVYSRFEGFDPTVVEAARDLGATEYQVFRRIVLPMAAPGLVAAWLLSFTLSLDDVIVSFFTTGPTYEVLPLRIYSMVRLGIKPDVNALSVVMIAITVTAVVLSRRLLKEKS, from the coding sequence ATGAACCGGATCGTCAAGGCGGCCTATGCCGCGCTGGTCTTCGCCTTCCTGTACCTGCCCCTGGTGGTCATCGCGGTCTATTCCTTCAACGCCTCCAAGTACTCCCTGGCCTGGAAGGGGTTCACCCTGCAGTGGTACGGCAAGCTCATCGGCAACGCCACCCTGCTGGACGCGGCCCTGCGCTCCATGACCATAGCCGTGGTCTCGGCCACCGTGGCCCTGGCCCTGGGCACCCTGGCCGCGTTCATGCTCCACCAGTACCGGTTCAAGGGGCGCAAGGCGGTCTTCGGCGGGCTGTTCGTGATGATGATGTCCCCGGACATCGTCATCGGCATCTCGCTGCTGGTCCTGTTCCTGGGTGCGGGGCTTGCGCTCGGGTTCTGGACCCTGCTCATGGGCCACGTCACCCTGTGCATGCCGTTCGCGGCGGCCACGGTCTATTCACGATTCGAGGGGTTCGACCCCACGGTGGTCGAGGCCGCCCGCGACCTGGGGGCCACCGAGTACCAGGTCTTCCGGCGCATCGTCCTGCCCATGGCCGCCCCCGGCCTGGTGGCGGCCTGGCTGCTCAGCTTCACCCTGTCGCTCGACGACGTCATCGTCAGTTTTTTCACCACAGGGCCGACCTACGAGGTCCTGCCCCTGCGGATCTATTCAATGGTTCGTCTCGGCATCAAGCCGGACGTGAACGCACTCAGCGTGGTGATGATCGCCATAACCGTAACCGCCGTTGTCCTGTCCCGGCGTTTGCTCAAGGAGAAATCATGA
- a CDS encoding extracellular solute-binding protein, which produces MKKTVLAIILTLLCSVPAFAGGGELYLYIWSEYIPDEVVENFTKETGIKVNISNYDSNEAMYAKIKLAGEGYDLIVPSSDYVGLMRRQDMLLPLDKSKLTNFANLAKKFTDQPFDPDNTFSVPYMWGSTAIAVNTATEEGKAVTSFEDLWNPALKGHLLLPNDVREVFTIALKTLGYSLNDTDPAHLEQAFEKLKSLIPAVRVFDSDSPKQALLSGEVSVGVVWNGEAFVANQENPEIKYIYPAEGYSLWLDSLCIPKGAKNLDEAHAFLNYLLRPDVAAAISTEMGYSTPNAKASEFIPEDVRTNDIVYPSEAIAARGEFLDDIGEAMNTYEEYWVRLKGAE; this is translated from the coding sequence ATGAAAAAAACCGTGCTCGCCATCATCCTGACCCTGCTCTGTTCCGTTCCGGCCTTTGCCGGCGGAGGGGAGCTGTATCTCTACATCTGGTCCGAATACATCCCGGACGAGGTGGTGGAGAACTTCACCAAGGAGACCGGCATCAAGGTCAACATTTCCAACTACGACAGCAACGAGGCCATGTACGCCAAGATCAAGCTGGCGGGCGAGGGATACGACCTGATCGTCCCCTCCTCGGACTACGTGGGCCTCATGCGCCGCCAGGACATGCTCCTGCCGCTGGACAAGTCCAAGCTGACCAACTTCGCCAACCTGGCCAAGAAGTTCACGGACCAGCCCTTTGACCCGGACAACACCTTCTCCGTGCCCTACATGTGGGGCTCCACGGCCATCGCCGTGAACACCGCCACCGAAGAGGGCAAGGCGGTGACCTCCTTCGAGGACCTTTGGAACCCGGCGCTCAAGGGCCATCTGCTGCTGCCCAACGACGTGCGCGAGGTCTTCACCATCGCGCTCAAGACCCTGGGCTACTCCCTGAACGACACCGACCCGGCGCACCTGGAGCAGGCCTTTGAAAAGCTCAAGAGCCTGATCCCGGCCGTGCGCGTCTTCGACTCGGACTCCCCCAAGCAGGCCCTGCTCTCCGGCGAGGTCTCCGTGGGCGTGGTCTGGAACGGCGAGGCCTTCGTGGCCAACCAGGAGAACCCGGAGATCAAATACATCTATCCCGCCGAGGGCTACTCCCTGTGGCTGGACTCCCTGTGCATCCCCAAGGGCGCCAAGAACCTGGATGAGGCCCACGCCTTCCTGAACTACCTGCTGCGCCCTGACGTGGCCGCCGCCATCTCCACCGAGATGGGCTACTCCACTCCCAACGCCAAGGCCTCCGAGTTCATCCCCGAGGACGTGCGCACCAACGACATCGTCTACCCCTCCGAGGCCATCGCCGCCCGCGGCGAGTTCCTGGACGACATCGGCGAGGCCATGAACACGTACGAGGAATACTGGGTCAGGCTCAAGGGCGCCGAATAG
- a CDS encoding TetR/AcrR family transcriptional regulator, which produces MTGRKSLKATQGEETRATLIDTGARLFAQNGYNGVSMRTLAAEAGVNLATVGYHFGGKAGLYEAILREIIDIRDDIIPPKAEVASRIEAAGDDLDAKARVVDWLVDRLTRDLLGVGDYVWGTVIISRELVHPSELYPELLHQFFNPTFDSLCTLVRGTSPAPADPTEVVVTAQCIIGIIIKMLENSTMVCQRLGWESYEGHLETLAAILKKRIRGLIGLPMEIAQ; this is translated from the coding sequence ATGACCGGACGCAAGTCCCTCAAGGCCACGCAGGGCGAGGAAACCCGCGCCACCCTTATCGATACCGGAGCCCGCCTGTTCGCCCAGAACGGGTACAACGGGGTCAGCATGCGCACCCTGGCCGCCGAGGCCGGGGTCAACCTGGCCACCGTGGGCTATCATTTCGGCGGCAAGGCCGGATTGTACGAGGCCATCCTCCGGGAAATCATCGACATCCGGGACGACATCATCCCGCCCAAGGCGGAGGTGGCCTCGCGCATCGAAGCCGCCGGAGACGACCTCGACGCCAAGGCACGGGTCGTGGACTGGCTGGTGGACAGGCTGACCCGCGACCTGCTCGGCGTGGGGGACTACGTCTGGGGCACGGTGATCATCTCCCGCGAGCTGGTCCACCCCTCCGAGCTGTACCCCGAGCTTCTGCACCAGTTCTTCAACCCGACCTTCGACTCCCTGTGCACCCTGGTCCGGGGGACGTCCCCGGCACCCGCGGACCCCACCGAGGTCGTGGTCACCGCCCAGTGCATCATCGGCATCATCATCAAGATGCTGGAAAACAGCACCATGGTCTGTCAGCGGTTGGGCTGGGAATCCTACGAGGGCCACCTCGAAACCCTCGCCGCCATCCTCAAGAAACGCATCAGGGGCCTGATCGGCCTCCCCATGGAGATCGCACAATGA
- a CDS encoding efflux RND transporter periplasmic adaptor subunit, which produces MNRPALFALFVLALLTTGCDRSPEPVPEQVRPVRTTVATRADRSKLWTFAGTAEDALATKLSFRVGGKIVAFPGNQIGRKFAKGQVIARLDPSDYELQYRQARANMEQVRANFVRAKADMKRNSQLFDSRVISRGELDQVEADFKSFEAQLNASAKQLEIASKQLSYTTLEAPFDGWIGEVEADVHQNVSAGQAIATYNAGRQMKMYIAVPDTLIAQVHEGDAVTVVFDALPGRVLTGKVMEVSVESGMGSTYPVKVYLDNDDQAIRAGMSGHVAFTGLGSTGTAFTLPPAAVVSETDGTRAVWVVNTETSTVTHRTVTVGQLTPAGLEILDGLKEGEVVVIRGVHSLEEGRKVRLVDNGTEVRK; this is translated from the coding sequence ATGAACCGCCCGGCACTCTTCGCCCTCTTCGTCCTCGCCCTTCTGACGACCGGCTGCGACCGCAGCCCGGAACCGGTCCCCGAACAGGTCCGTCCGGTCAGGACCACCGTGGCCACCCGCGCCGACAGGAGCAAGCTGTGGACCTTCGCCGGCACCGCCGAGGACGCCCTCGCCACCAAGCTCTCCTTCCGCGTGGGCGGCAAGATCGTGGCCTTCCCCGGCAACCAGATCGGCCGCAAATTCGCCAAGGGGCAGGTCATCGCCAGGCTCGACCCGTCCGACTACGAGCTCCAGTACCGGCAGGCGCGGGCCAACATGGAGCAGGTCCGGGCCAACTTCGTCCGCGCCAAGGCGGACATGAAGCGCAACAGCCAGCTGTTCGACAGCCGGGTCATCTCGCGCGGCGAACTGGACCAGGTTGAGGCGGACTTCAAGTCCTTCGAAGCCCAGCTGAACGCCTCGGCCAAGCAGCTGGAGATCGCCAGCAAGCAGCTTTCCTACACCACGCTGGAGGCCCCCTTCGACGGCTGGATCGGCGAGGTCGAGGCGGACGTCCACCAGAACGTGTCCGCGGGCCAGGCCATCGCCACCTACAACGCGGGCCGCCAGATGAAGATGTACATCGCGGTGCCGGACACCCTCATCGCCCAGGTGCACGAGGGCGACGCGGTCACCGTGGTCTTCGACGCCCTTCCCGGCCGCGTGCTCACGGGCAAGGTCATGGAGGTCAGCGTGGAGTCCGGCATGGGGTCCACCTATCCGGTCAAGGTCTACCTGGACAACGACGACCAGGCCATCCGCGCGGGCATGTCCGGCCACGTCGCCTTCACCGGCCTGGGCTCCACCGGGACGGCCTTCACCCTGCCCCCGGCCGCCGTGGTCAGCGAGACCGACGGGACCCGCGCGGTCTGGGTGGTGAACACGGAGACCTCCACCGTGACCCACAGGACCGTGACCGTGGGCCAGCTCACCCCGGCCGGGCTCGAGATCCTCGACGGGCTCAAGGAAGGCGAGGTGGTGGTCATCCGGGGCGTGCACAGCCTCGAAGAGGGCCGCAAGGTCCGGCTGGTGGACAACGGGACGGAGGTCCGGAAATGA